The following coding sequences are from one Gemmatimonadales bacterium window:
- a CDS encoding amidohydrolase family protein, with translation MTGAGLPARSHGVTDVHVHIQPWRQLKPEVMAAMRRGKEDHWEFLLALMDDPRALLEVMDRAGVWRVGLVNYPSPDLMGFTDETNAFAARYAQASPERLLPYGGVHPRFAGDIRGHVDELVDLGIRCVKIHPPHQLFPANAHTQGMQTLGALYQRCEDRGLPVMIHTGTSVFPGARCKYGHPMELDDVAVDFPDLTILMAHGGRPLWMDEAFFILRRHKNVHLDVSGIPPLRLLEYFPRLEEVADRVLWGTDWPSPGVHDLRRNLDQFMSLDLPRQVQDRITRDNALKVFPAG, from the coding sequence GTGACCGGCGCCGGCCTGCCGGCGCGCTCCCACGGCGTCACCGACGTGCACGTGCACATCCAGCCGTGGCGCCAGCTGAAGCCCGAGGTGATGGCGGCGATGCGGCGCGGCAAGGAAGACCACTGGGAATTCCTGCTCGCGCTGATGGACGACCCCAGGGCGCTGCTCGAGGTCATGGACCGGGCCGGCGTGTGGCGGGTCGGGCTGGTGAACTATCCGAGCCCGGACCTGATGGGATTCACCGACGAGACCAACGCGTTCGCCGCGCGGTACGCGCAGGCGTCGCCCGAGCGGCTGCTCCCTTACGGCGGCGTGCACCCGCGCTTCGCCGGCGACATCAGGGGCCACGTGGACGAGCTGGTGGACCTGGGCATCCGGTGCGTCAAGATCCATCCACCGCACCAGCTGTTCCCGGCCAACGCCCATACCCAGGGCATGCAGACCCTCGGCGCCCTGTACCAGCGCTGCGAGGACCGCGGCCTGCCGGTGATGATCCACACCGGGACCAGCGTGTTTCCCGGCGCGCGCTGCAAGTACGGCCACCCGATGGAGCTGGACGACGTGGCCGTGGACTTCCCCGACCTCACCATCCTGATGGCCCACGGCGGGCGGCCGCTGTGGATGGACGAGGCGTTCTTCATCCTCCGCCGGCACAAGAACGTGCACCTGGACGTGTCCGGGATCCCGCCACTCAGGCTGCTGGAGTACTTCCCGCGGCTGGAGGAAGTCGCGGATCGCGTGCTGTGGGGCACGGACTGGCCGAGCCCGGGCGTGCACGACCTCAGGCGCAACCTGGATCAGTTCATGAGCCTGGACCTGCCCCGGCAGGTCCAGGACCGGATCACCCGGGACAACGCGCTGAAGGTATTTCCGGCCGGCTAG
- a CDS encoding AAA family ATPase produces the protein MAKYLLTTLAPVPRLSRAADGAECIRFSKQLAVLAYLGSRPQARATRDELVGLLWGGPAQGDGRRALRQVVYQIRHATDHELLQGDDVLTLKREDMQSDADVFRERASAGDFAGALAVYEQDFLANVALAGAREFEQWAEGIRAVLAAERRQVLRTLIARESDAGNWAAAARFAEQLLAADPGSLDARLRLVELLALSGDTLGAHARAGETRALMAETRGGAPSDEVEYAVARALTPAASPERRIPDGFPRNPEMVGRATQFHSVVERWRSAVEGRGGAVLLTGEAGIGKTRLARELARRFRQDRSLVLQASCYALEQSEPLAPFLEILGQAHGAPGLGGASAANLAVLAALVPEVALRFRAAVEPRHLPILPQAVASALLDAFGAIALEAPLAIVVEDLHWAAPATVEFAHRLARHALTHPLLLVLTSRDHGSSPDTTRALRTLAASAAVEEVGLDSLDEGDVTDLLGSIAELTPEVAGCCLPEQLVEHAGGIPLYVLEILKELHDTGYLVVQDGRWVRLDPTSPQDEDLPLPASGIDILRSRLRKLGPQLLHGLTALAVWGREASVETLAEVGGLEPGQAEESLLVLERRHLVTRRADLRSVAHEEIGGAALELAPAELVNRLHARAASLAAAQAARGASADWMVAAMHAVAAGDAGRGASWAARAASEAERSSGRVAGRETLRRAIAAAPEAMRADLRAALRPVLDGPWTAARWLAERNGTARRRRFAVAGAIAAAALLVVLGAIVVAPAIRSREATLPLGGANIAIGWGMPGRPDSVRALAVDASFIGRPASLASLPPPTRRGLYPNTVRPGQRIAAVACALPNVDPTAVCLRDIDRGVTTTLVRFAGDAAPIGWLPDGSALIVLRGRITRAGGYAHELVLVDTLGRVIRTIARDSTTYEGAWATPLGDRIALLRAREHRLEAAVIGLDGAVLAVVDWCDRSTKMTWSPDGQRLACLLEETQELLIGEAEPQSWPTHVTFPGPVESGPIWSADGRFIAVSLGGRRPGVYVVDREGLMEPRLVAAFPSPPRLVGWTSSSGVPPLHKLEVRPESLRLAVGSTGTLSAVGLGPNGERLGPQVVRWFSTDSSVVRVDEDGEVVADRPGRAAVVAGYGLERVDDTSYVRVDSSSVRLLLGEDFERGLDPARWRLYGQPPPEVLPRAGRDGSAGFHNNGTYSHTSGIAFRTLLKLDRGLTVEYWAAIPVTRPLWQSVKVGLYSAPADSFHAGFGPEPASNVAAVSLEAPNPNDARRQMMAVVSDIRPNPKLVALPRRLADGTWHRYRLVIYPRGEVRWFADGIEVMPPARANLAGRSSWTLVIAGRSVGTYAMVDDLRVWEGVVLDPVQPARGPTRRDSDGRTRP, from the coding sequence GTGGCGAAGTACCTGTTGACGACACTCGCGCCTGTGCCTCGGCTGTCCCGCGCCGCCGACGGGGCGGAGTGCATCCGTTTCTCCAAGCAGCTCGCCGTGCTCGCCTATCTCGGCTCCAGGCCACAGGCGCGAGCTACCCGCGACGAGCTGGTGGGCCTGCTGTGGGGCGGGCCGGCGCAGGGCGACGGGCGCCGGGCACTGCGCCAGGTGGTCTACCAGATCCGCCACGCCACCGACCACGAGCTGCTGCAGGGCGACGACGTTCTCACGCTCAAGCGCGAAGACATGCAGTCCGACGCCGACGTGTTCCGGGAGCGCGCCAGCGCCGGGGATTTCGCGGGCGCGCTGGCGGTGTACGAGCAGGACTTCCTGGCCAACGTGGCCCTGGCGGGGGCCCGCGAGTTCGAGCAGTGGGCGGAAGGGATCCGGGCCGTCCTCGCGGCGGAGCGCCGCCAGGTGCTCCGCACGCTCATCGCCCGCGAGTCCGACGCGGGAAACTGGGCCGCGGCGGCACGCTTCGCCGAGCAGCTGCTCGCCGCGGACCCGGGCTCGCTGGACGCGCGGCTGCGGCTGGTCGAGCTCCTGGCCCTGTCCGGCGACACGCTCGGCGCCCACGCCCGCGCCGGGGAAACCCGCGCCCTGATGGCGGAGACGCGCGGCGGCGCTCCGTCGGACGAGGTCGAGTACGCCGTCGCCCGCGCGCTGACGCCTGCGGCGTCGCCGGAGCGGCGGATCCCCGACGGCTTCCCGCGCAATCCGGAGATGGTCGGCCGCGCCACGCAATTCCACTCGGTGGTGGAGCGATGGAGGTCGGCGGTCGAGGGGCGTGGCGGCGCCGTGCTCCTGACCGGCGAGGCCGGCATCGGCAAGACGCGGCTGGCGCGCGAGCTCGCGCGGCGGTTCCGCCAGGATCGCTCCCTCGTGCTGCAGGCCTCGTGCTACGCGCTGGAGCAGTCGGAGCCGCTGGCTCCGTTCCTCGAGATCCTCGGCCAGGCGCACGGCGCACCGGGCCTGGGCGGCGCGTCCGCCGCGAACCTGGCGGTGCTCGCCGCGCTCGTACCCGAGGTCGCACTGCGCTTCCGCGCGGCCGTCGAGCCGCGCCACCTGCCCATCCTGCCACAGGCCGTGGCGTCCGCCCTGCTGGACGCCTTCGGCGCGATCGCCCTGGAGGCGCCGCTCGCGATCGTGGTGGAGGACCTGCACTGGGCGGCGCCCGCCACGGTCGAGTTCGCGCACCGGCTCGCCCGCCACGCGCTCACGCATCCGCTGCTCCTCGTCCTCACCTCCCGCGATCACGGCTCGAGCCCCGACACCACCCGCGCGCTGCGCACGCTCGCCGCATCCGCCGCCGTCGAGGAGGTGGGGCTCGACTCGCTCGACGAGGGCGACGTCACGGACCTCCTGGGCAGCATCGCCGAGCTGACGCCCGAGGTCGCCGGCTGCTGCCTGCCCGAGCAGCTGGTGGAGCACGCCGGCGGGATTCCCCTGTACGTGCTCGAGATCCTGAAGGAGCTGCACGACACCGGCTATCTGGTCGTGCAGGACGGTCGCTGGGTGCGGCTCGACCCGACCAGCCCGCAGGACGAAGATCTGCCGCTGCCGGCCTCCGGCATCGACATCCTGCGCAGCCGGCTGCGGAAGCTGGGGCCGCAGCTCCTGCACGGGCTCACCGCGCTGGCCGTATGGGGACGCGAGGCGTCGGTCGAGACTCTGGCCGAGGTGGGGGGCCTCGAGCCGGGGCAGGCGGAGGAGTCCCTGCTGGTGCTCGAGCGCCGGCACCTGGTCACCCGGCGAGCCGACCTGCGCTCGGTGGCGCACGAGGAAATCGGCGGCGCCGCCCTGGAGCTGGCGCCGGCCGAGCTGGTGAACCGGCTGCACGCCCGCGCCGCCAGCCTCGCGGCCGCCCAGGCGGCACGCGGGGCGTCGGCGGACTGGATGGTGGCGGCGATGCACGCCGTGGCCGCCGGCGACGCGGGCCGGGGCGCGTCGTGGGCCGCCCGCGCGGCGAGCGAGGCCGAGCGGTCGTCGGGGCGCGTAGCGGGGCGCGAAACGCTGCGGCGGGCCATCGCGGCCGCGCCGGAGGCGATGCGCGCGGACCTGCGGGCGGCGTTGCGACCCGTGCTCGACGGCCCGTGGACCGCCGCGCGCTGGCTCGCCGAGCGGAACGGCACGGCCAGGCGGCGCCGCTTCGCCGTCGCCGGCGCGATCGCGGCGGCGGCCCTGCTGGTCGTGCTCGGCGCCATCGTCGTCGCTCCGGCCATCCGGTCGCGGGAGGCGACGCTGCCCCTGGGTGGCGCCAACATCGCGATCGGGTGGGGCATGCCCGGACGTCCGGACTCCGTGCGCGCCCTGGCCGTCGACGCGAGCTTCATCGGTCGGCCGGCCAGCCTCGCCTCGCTCCCCCCGCCGACGCGCCGCGGCCTGTACCCGAACACGGTGCGGCCGGGCCAGAGGATCGCGGCCGTCGCGTGCGCCCTCCCCAACGTGGATCCCACGGCCGTATGTCTGCGCGACATCGACCGCGGGGTCACCACCACGCTGGTGCGCTTCGCGGGCGACGCGGCTCCCATCGGCTGGCTTCCCGACGGGTCGGCGCTGATCGTGCTGCGCGGCCGGATCACGCGGGCGGGCGGGTACGCGCACGAGCTGGTGCTGGTCGATACGCTCGGGCGCGTGATCCGCACGATTGCCCGCGATTCGACCACCTACGAGGGGGCGTGGGCGACGCCGCTCGGCGACCGGATCGCGCTGCTCAGGGCCCGCGAGCACCGGCTCGAGGCGGCCGTCATCGGCCTCGACGGGGCCGTCCTCGCCGTCGTGGACTGGTGCGACCGCTCGACCAAGATGACCTGGTCGCCGGACGGGCAGCGCCTCGCCTGCCTGCTCGAGGAGACGCAGGAGCTGCTGATCGGCGAGGCGGAGCCGCAGAGCTGGCCGACCCACGTCACCTTCCCGGGTCCCGTGGAGAGCGGCCCGATCTGGTCCGCGGACGGCCGCTTCATCGCCGTGTCCCTCGGCGGCCGCCGGCCGGGCGTGTACGTCGTGGACCGGGAGGGGCTGATGGAGCCCCGCCTGGTGGCGGCCTTCCCGTCGCCGCCGCGGCTCGTCGGCTGGACGTCGTCCTCCGGCGTCCCGCCGCTGCACAAGCTGGAGGTCCGGCCCGAGTCGCTCCGCCTGGCCGTCGGCTCGACCGGCACGCTGAGCGCGGTGGGGCTCGGGCCGAACGGAGAACGGCTCGGCCCCCAGGTCGTCCGCTGGTTCTCGACCGACTCGTCGGTCGTGCGGGTGGACGAGGACGGCGAAGTGGTGGCCGACCGGCCGGGGCGCGCGGCGGTGGTGGCGGGCTACGGACTGGAGCGCGTGGACGACACCTCGTACGTGCGGGTGGACTCGTCGTCGGTGCGCCTGCTCCTGGGCGAGGATTTCGAGCGGGGACTCGACCCGGCGCGCTGGCGCCTCTACGGCCAGCCCCCGCCGGAGGTGCTGCCGCGGGCCGGCCGCGATGGATCCGCCGGGTTCCACAACAACGGGACGTACTCCCACACCAGCGGCATCGCGTTCCGGACCTTGCTGAAGCTGGATCGGGGCCTCACCGTCGAGTACTGGGCCGCGATTCCGGTCACGCGACCGCTGTGGCAGTCGGTGAAGGTCGGCCTGTACTCCGCACCGGCCGATTCCTTCCACGCGGGCTTCGGGCCCGAGCCGGCTTCGAACGTCGCCGCCGTCTCGCTCGAGGCGCCGAACCCGAACGACGCGCGCCGCCAGATGATGGCGGTGGTCTCCGACATCCGGCCGAACCCCAAGCTCGTGGCGCTTCCCCGGCGCCTCGCGGACGGCACCTGGCACCGCTACCGCCTGGTGATCTACCCGCGCGGCGAGGTGCGCTGGTTCGCGGACGGGATCGAGGTCATGCCGCCCGCGCGAGCCAACCTCGCCGGAAGGTCGTCGTGGACGCTGGTGATCGCGGGCCGCTCGGTGGGCACCTATGCCATGGTCGACGACCTGCGGGTCTGGGAAGGCGTCGTTCTGGACCCGGTGCAACCGGCGCGCGGACCGACCCGTAGGGACAGCGACGGGAGGACACGGCCATGA
- a CDS encoding 3-hydroxyacyl-CoA dehydrogenase family protein, with product MSGGATEVRTVAVVGAGTMGRGIAQVAAQAGYAVRLADAVPSAAAVGVDRIRANLEGGVARGKLTAAARDQALARITVAAQVGDAVRGADLVIEAVPEDLELKRELFARFAAEAPAAVLATNTSSLPVAAIAAATPAPERVLGMHFFNPVHLMKLVEVVTHDATGAATRDLALAAARRMGKEPIVVRDAPGFASSRLGVALGLEAIRMVEDGVASPEDIDRAMTLGYNHPVGPLRLTDLVGLDVRLAIARHLERTLGARYAPPALLVRMVAEGKLGRKSGQGFYRWTDGAAP from the coding sequence GTGAGCGGCGGGGCTACCGAGGTCCGCACGGTGGCCGTGGTCGGCGCCGGCACGATGGGCCGCGGCATCGCCCAGGTGGCGGCGCAGGCCGGCTACGCCGTGCGCCTGGCCGACGCCGTGCCGAGCGCGGCCGCCGTCGGCGTGGACCGGATCCGCGCGAACCTCGAGGGCGGCGTGGCGCGCGGCAAGCTGACCGCCGCCGCGCGCGACCAGGCACTGGCGCGGATCACCGTGGCCGCGCAGGTCGGGGACGCCGTCCGCGGGGCGGACCTGGTCATCGAGGCGGTCCCCGAGGACCTGGAGCTCAAGCGCGAGCTGTTCGCCCGTTTCGCGGCCGAAGCGCCGGCGGCGGTGCTCGCCACCAACACGTCCTCGCTTCCGGTCGCGGCCATCGCCGCCGCCACCCCGGCGCCCGAGCGCGTGCTCGGGATGCACTTCTTCAATCCCGTCCACCTGATGAAGCTCGTCGAGGTGGTGACCCACGACGCCACCGGAGCGGCCACCCGCGACCTGGCGCTCGCGGCGGCGCGCCGGATGGGCAAGGAGCCCATCGTGGTGCGTGATGCCCCCGGGTTCGCGTCGAGCCGGCTCGGCGTCGCGCTGGGCCTCGAGGCGATCCGGATGGTGGAGGACGGGGTCGCGAGCCCGGAGGACATCGATCGCGCGATGACCCTCGGCTACAACCACCCCGTGGGTCCGCTGCGGCTCACCGACCTGGTGGGGCTGGACGTCCGCCTCGCCATCGCGCGCCACCTGGAGCGCACGCTCGGCGCGCGCTATGCACCCCCCGCCCTGCTCGTGCGCATGGTCGCCGAGGGCAAGCTCGGCCGGAAGTCGGGCCAGGGCTTCTACCGCTGGACGGACGGAGCGGCGCCGTGA
- a CDS encoding Phenylacetic acid catabolic protein — MLRISNFDDWIDYFYGWQKDIGLDAPEFREYKFEAKYGQLPGNEIEFGDYKGQLRWKSVMHIPDQRIRDAALNLIVYQGDTEFASVEQQRSLLENSPSSYDLLSIMRVMAEEMRHGWQMSYLLVDHFGDEGKREAQKLLERRAEEGKRLLGSFNERVDNWLDFFTYTQFIDRDGKFQLKMLSTSAFHPLARSMGPMLKEESYHLGTGNNGLLRIVKAGKVPTEIIQRFFNKWVPTAFDLFGTDNSSSAQWAYEWGLKGRFDERENEAEANKAHLNEASRGLYRDEICRLVDRLNQLIPDRERWLKVPALPFNRRIGQWAQQPFSVEGEPMAAERYPAYLATVVPTLEDRARLADIFKEPDWIAPKRGDSMDA, encoded by the coding sequence ATGCTGAGGATTTCAAACTTCGACGACTGGATCGACTATTTTTACGGCTGGCAGAAGGACATCGGGCTCGACGCGCCCGAGTTCCGCGAGTACAAGTTCGAGGCGAAATACGGCCAGCTTCCGGGCAATGAAATCGAGTTCGGCGACTACAAAGGCCAACTCCGTTGGAAGAGCGTGATGCACATCCCGGACCAGCGCATTCGCGACGCCGCGCTCAACCTGATCGTCTACCAGGGCGACACCGAGTTCGCCTCCGTGGAGCAGCAGCGCAGCCTGCTGGAGAACTCCCCCTCCAGCTACGACCTGCTGTCGATCATGCGCGTGATGGCGGAGGAGATGCGTCACGGCTGGCAGATGTCGTACCTGCTGGTGGACCATTTCGGCGACGAGGGCAAGCGCGAAGCGCAGAAGCTGCTGGAGCGCCGCGCCGAGGAGGGCAAGCGGCTGCTCGGCTCGTTCAACGAGCGGGTGGACAACTGGCTCGACTTCTTCACCTACACGCAGTTCATCGATCGCGACGGGAAGTTCCAGCTGAAGATGCTGTCCACCTCGGCGTTCCACCCGCTGGCGCGCTCGATGGGCCCGATGCTGAAGGAGGAGTCGTACCACCTGGGCACCGGGAACAACGGCCTGCTCCGGATCGTCAAGGCGGGGAAGGTGCCGACCGAGATCATCCAGCGGTTCTTCAACAAGTGGGTGCCGACCGCGTTCGACCTGTTCGGGACCGACAATTCCTCTTCGGCGCAGTGGGCGTACGAGTGGGGGCTGAAGGGCCGGTTCGACGAGCGCGAGAACGAGGCCGAGGCGAACAAGGCGCACCTGAACGAGGCCTCCCGCGGCCTGTATCGCGACGAGATCTGCCGCCTGGTGGACCGGCTGAACCAGCTGATCCCGGATCGCGAGCGGTGGCTCAAGGTGCCCGCGCTGCCGTTCAACCGGCGCATCGGCCAGTGGGCGCAGCAGCCCTTCAGCGTCGAGGGCGAGCCGATGGCCGCGGAGCGCTACCCGGCGTACCTGGCGACGGTGGTGCCGACGCTGGAGGATCGCGCACGCCTCGCCGACATCTTCAAGGAGCCCGACTGGATCGCCCCCAAGCGGGGTGATAGTATGGACGCGTGA
- a CDS encoding glycerophosphodiester phosphodiesterase has product MSRPLIIAHRGASGYQVENSLAAFRAAGELGADAVELDIHSTADGALVVHHAETIGDHHIAHLALDDVRAHPLANGEGIPTLREALEVILPRMIAYVEIKYVAKAADERLFDVIEHSGAPNRIALHSFDHRIIRRMGEKRPFIRRGVLSASYPVYPVRSLEDADASILWQHHQHVDDALVASVHGAGKTVYVWTVNDPAEVRRFLALGVDGICTDFPDVARAAFASVPA; this is encoded by the coding sequence GTGAGCCGTCCGCTCATCATCGCGCACCGCGGCGCCTCGGGGTACCAGGTCGAGAATTCGCTGGCCGCCTTCCGCGCCGCCGGAGAGCTCGGCGCCGACGCCGTCGAGCTGGACATCCACTCCACGGCGGACGGCGCCCTCGTCGTGCATCACGCCGAGACGATCGGGGACCACCACATCGCGCACCTCGCGCTGGACGACGTCCGCGCGCATCCCCTCGCCAACGGCGAGGGGATCCCCACCCTGCGCGAGGCCCTCGAGGTCATCCTGCCGAGGATGATCGCCTACGTGGAGATCAAGTACGTGGCCAAGGCGGCGGACGAGCGGCTGTTCGACGTGATCGAGCACTCGGGCGCCCCGAATCGCATCGCCCTGCACTCCTTCGACCACCGGATCATCCGTCGGATGGGCGAAAAGCGTCCGTTCATCCGCCGCGGCGTCCTCTCGGCGTCCTATCCGGTCTACCCGGTCCGCAGCCTCGAGGATGCCGACGCGAGCATCCTGTGGCAGCACCACCAGCACGTGGACGACGCCCTGGTGGCCAGCGTGCACGGCGCGGGCAAGACCGTGTACGTCTGGACGGTCAACGATCCCGCGGAGGTCCGCCGGTTCCTCGCCCTCGGCGTGGACGGGATCTGCACCGACTTCCCCGACGTGGCACGAGCGGCTTTCGCCTCCGTGCCCGCGTGA